The Nostoc sp. 'Lobaria pulmonaria (5183) cyanobiont' DNA window CTCTTAAAAAAATGAATTCCATTGGCAAGCGACTGGAACAATACACCGCTAAACGCACCAAAGAAGTCCTAATTGTAACGGTGGAAATTGCCGATGAGCAAGATACAATTGCTATTTTCAAAGGCTTTTCCAGTTCTTTGATGCGCCCAACGGCATTTGATGCAGATGTACCAGTTCTACCAGATGGGGCAAACATCCTCAACATTGACCGAGTAGCGAGTCCTTACAATCCTGAAGTACCCCGTTATATTCAACAAGGACTCTCTTGGGAAGCTATGGAAGCTTTATTATTAGAAGTAGGTGTTTGACTAATTACGAATTATGAATTAGTAATTTTGCGGAAAGGCTGACTTTCAGATTGTTGATGGAGCAATATCTACGACGGGCTGTTCGATGACCCACTGTGAGCATTATTGCGGGATATTATGCTGAATTGGGCAGTTGTGCGGAAAATTTCGAGATCATGTCCGAAAAGGCGTGTTATTAATAAATATTCTGTACAAATACCCTGTATGGGGTAGTTATCTGGAAAGTTTCGTATATGTAGCTGTTGGAGATCATCTTGAGCAAACGTAGAATATTATCTCAATACATGGTAATTACTCTTTCTACAGATGTAATTCCGTCCAAAGCAATTTCACTCCTCAACTTTTCTGATGAATCACTAGATTCATCTTTTGCCAATGGTGATTTAGTTGTATTTTTAAATGAGCTTTACAACGAATCTAGTCTTCTTCTTAGTGAAAGTGGTGATATCTCTGTCTCTGGTGAACATTTTAGACACTACATAACTGAACAGAAACTTGAAAGAGGGATTGAAGAAAGTTGTGATTTCGCTGAACAATTTACTAAATATGCTGTGAATGCGCTTCCTACGCCTGCTGCCGCTGAAACGTACAAACTAATTAACCCAGAATATTTCTTTTCCAATGTAAGCTTTGGAAGAACACTGAAATATCTTATTGCTTGGGATAACCTTTGTAGCAATGTACTCGCTGAAAGTGCCTTCTTCTCACAAGCCCATTTGCTTGAAGCACGTACAGATATAGATGCATCAGTGGATATGGCTGCCCGGTTTTATTACAAACAATCATTCCAAATACTTCGCGGTTTCTTAGAGAACGCGGTTCTACCAGTGCATTTTTGTAATCAGCCCAATGAATTTGATGAGTGGCGGTCTAATAATTACCATACTCCTGCACTTCGTGGAAAAAACGGACTCCTAAATAAATTAGTTGTTTTAGGTCTGATTACTAGTAATTTATCCAACGATATATCCGATCTTTACCAACAGCTAAATGGCAGCATTCATGGCGGAGAAAAATATTTGATACACAAAGGATTACACAAAAATTCATGGAGTGGCTTGCTCTTTAAAGAGCAAGATTTTTTGGATTGGTGTACAGCAGTTTCTAAAGCTATAGAAGTGGGTGCGAAGCTGCTTCAAATCAATGTAAAACAGTTAATGAACTTACGAAGTTCAGGTGATGTTGTATGTGCAACTTGTCATAATGATAAATATCTAAAACTGGAAAAGTTTATGTTTGGCGGCAGGAACTTTAAACAGTATTTATGTGCTGTATGTGGTCATCAATCAACCTTTGATGAGGATGGTCATCTCTCTCACAAAGTTACACAGTATGAACAGTAAGTTTTTTGAAGTATTATTTTGACTTTTAAACTTAAAAAATGTCTCGTTCTGGATACACACTCCCGGTATTTGCGTGCGCTGCTGCTGTTGCAGCTTTACGCTGGTTACACGATCGCAAACCCCTAACTTTAGCATCTATAGATTTGATTGAACCCGCTCAAATCGTAGAAATCCCCATTGAACAGGTAGCAGGACTATCTGAGAATACAGCTTTAGCGATCGCTCGCAGCGATCCTGGTGATAATCTTGACCTGACCAAAGATACACCGATTTGGGCATTGGTGGAATGGAGGGAAGAGGGTGAGGTAATAATTATTAAAGGTGGGGAAGGGATTGGTAGGCAATTAAACGCTGATGACAAGCCAGCTATTTATGCTTATGCTCAAAGGCTGTTGCAAGAGAATTTGCAACGAATGCTAGCACCGGGGGAAAAAATCACGGTGACGATTATTCTACCTGAAGGGCGATCGCTTGCTGTTAGAACTTCAAATTCTGCCTTTGGTGTGGTTGAAGGACTTTCCCTTTTAGGCACAACCGGTATTTCTCAACCCTTAAGTACACCAGATCAGCTTGCCGTTTTTCGGGCGGAATTACAAAATAAAGCCAGTAGTTTTGAGAGTTTAGTATTTTGTATCGGCGAGAATGGCCTAGATTTGGCGCGTAAACTAGGGATTAATCCCGAACAATTGGTCAAAACTGCTAACTGGCTGGGCCCAATGTTAGTAGAAGCTGATGTGCTGGGTGTAAAAGAAATCTTATTATTTGGCTATCACGGTAAGCTAATGAAACTGGCTGGAGGGATTTTTCACACCCATCACTACTTGGCTGATGGACGGCGGGAAATTTTGGCAGCGCACTGTGCGATCGCAGGTTTAAAATCACCAGATATCCAAGCTGTGTTTAACAGTGCAACTGCTGAAGCAGCACTAACACACTTAAAATCGCTAGATGCTGAAACTGGTAGTGATTGGGTAAATAAAGTTTACAGTGCGATCGCCGAAACTATCGATGTTCGTGCCCAAGAATACATCCAAAGTCATAGCGAAAGTGGCAAAAAAGTAACAGTCTGTGGCTCTATTCTCTTCGATCGCGATCGCAAAATTATCGTGAAGAGTAAAACTGCTGGTCTGTTGATGGGAAAATTATGTTAATTTATTATGAATAATCGTAAACAATCCAAAAAAATAATCCTTTAAGTAACCACTCTAGGGTAGATTTATCGTTTTAATACCATCTCCAACTTCGGGACTTGACAAATGCACGTAAACTCGCGTTTGTCAGGGCTTTCTATACCATTATCAGCCTGTCCAGGCTGGATAATAGCATCACCATAGACCACAAAGCATCTATTTATCCTTAACAGATATAACACTTCCGTCATGAATACAGCGGTGACTCTACCAACAGAACAAGCGCCCCAAACATTGGAAACTTTTGGGCGGCTTGATCGCCAATTGATTGTAATTCTGGATTTTGGCTCTCAATATTCTGAGCTGATTGCCCGTCGCATCCGCGAAACTCAAGTATACTCCGAAGTTTTATCCTATCGCACTACTTCTGAACATTTGCGCCAACTCAATCCCAAGGGAATCATCCTCTCAGGTGGTCCAAGTTCAGTTTATGGTGATAATGCTCCCCATTGTGACCCAGAAATATGGAATTTGGGAATACCCATTTTGGGTGTTTGCTATGGGATGCAGTTGATGGTAAACCAACTTGGTGGGGAAGTGGCAAAGGCCGATCGAGGTGAATACGGTAAAGCCTCATTATATATTGATGATCCCACAGATTTGCTTACTAATGTTGAAGATGGCACTACCATGTGGATGAGTCATGGAGACTCAGTTATCCAAATGCCATCAGGGTTTGAATTGCTAGCACATACAGAAAATACTCCCTGTGCTGCTATTGCTGACCACGAAAAGAAGCTTTACGGCGTTCAGTTCCATCCAGAGGTGGTACATTCTCTTGGTGGTATAGCATTAATCCGTAATTTTGTCTACCATATCTGCGATTGCGAACCTACTTGGACAACAGCGGCTTTTGTAGAAGAGGCAATTCGAGAAATTCGCGCCAGAGTTGGCGATAAGCGGGTGCTGTTAGCGCTGTCTGGTGGAGTGGATTCTTCTACCTTGGCTTTCTTGCTATACAAAGCAATTGGCGAGCAACTGACTTGTGTGTTTATCGATCAAGGCTTTATGCGGAAATATGAGCCAGAGCGATTGGTAAAGCTGTTTCAAGAGCAGTTTCACATTCCTGTTGAATATGTTAACGCCCGCGATCGCTTTTTGGCTAAAGTTGCTGGGATTACAGATCCTGAAGAAAAACGCCGCCGCATCGGACACGAATTTATCAGTGTATTTGAGGAAACATCCAAGCGCCTCGGTCACTTTGACTATCTAGCTCAAGGAACTCTTTATCCAGATGTGATTGAATCTGCGGACACCAACGTTGATCCCCAAAGTGGTGAGCGGGTAGCGGTGAAAATTAAGAGTCATCACAATGTTGGCGGTTTGCCCAAAGACCTAAGATTTAAATTAGTGGAACCACTGCGGAAACTATTTAAAGATGAAGTCCGTAAACTTGGACGTTCCATTGGTTTACCAGAAGAAATTGTTCAACGGCAACCTTTTCCTGGGCCTGGTTTAGCAATTCGTATTCTGGGGGAAGTTACATCTGAGCGGTTAAATATTTTGCGCGATGCCGATTTGATTGTGCGGCAAGAAATTAACCAACGCGGTATGTATCATGATTTCTGGCAAGCATTTGCTGTATTGCTGCCAATTCGTAGTGTTGGCGTTATGGGAGATCAACGTACTTACGCCTACCCCATTGTTTTGCGGATTGTTACCAGTGAAGATGGCATGACTGCTGATTGGGCGAGAGTGCCTTATGATGTCCTGGAAG harbors:
- a CDS encoding DUF7734 family protein, which codes for MNSIGKRLEQYTAKRTKEVLIVTVEIADEQDTIAIFKGFSSSLMRPTAFDADVPVLPDGANILNIDRVASPYNPEVPRYIQQGLSWEAMEALLLEVGV
- the cbiD gene encoding cobalt-precorrin-5B (C(1))-methyltransferase CbiD, translated to MSRSGYTLPVFACAAAVAALRWLHDRKPLTLASIDLIEPAQIVEIPIEQVAGLSENTALAIARSDPGDNLDLTKDTPIWALVEWREEGEVIIIKGGEGIGRQLNADDKPAIYAYAQRLLQENLQRMLAPGEKITVTIILPEGRSLAVRTSNSAFGVVEGLSLLGTTGISQPLSTPDQLAVFRAELQNKASSFESLVFCIGENGLDLARKLGINPEQLVKTANWLGPMLVEADVLGVKEILLFGYHGKLMKLAGGIFHTHHYLADGRREILAAHCAIAGLKSPDIQAVFNSATAEAALTHLKSLDAETGSDWVNKVYSAIAETIDVRAQEYIQSHSESGKKVTVCGSILFDRDRKIIVKSKTAGLLMGKLC
- the guaA gene encoding glutamine-hydrolyzing GMP synthase, giving the protein MNTAVTLPTEQAPQTLETFGRLDRQLIVILDFGSQYSELIARRIRETQVYSEVLSYRTTSEHLRQLNPKGIILSGGPSSVYGDNAPHCDPEIWNLGIPILGVCYGMQLMVNQLGGEVAKADRGEYGKASLYIDDPTDLLTNVEDGTTMWMSHGDSVIQMPSGFELLAHTENTPCAAIADHEKKLYGVQFHPEVVHSLGGIALIRNFVYHICDCEPTWTTAAFVEEAIREIRARVGDKRVLLALSGGVDSSTLAFLLYKAIGEQLTCVFIDQGFMRKYEPERLVKLFQEQFHIPVEYVNARDRFLAKVAGITDPEEKRRRIGHEFISVFEETSKRLGHFDYLAQGTLYPDVIESADTNVDPQSGERVAVKIKSHHNVGGLPKDLRFKLVEPLRKLFKDEVRKLGRSIGLPEEIVQRQPFPGPGLAIRILGEVTSERLNILRDADLIVRQEINQRGMYHDFWQAFAVLLPIRSVGVMGDQRTYAYPIVLRIVTSEDGMTADWARVPYDVLEVISTRIVNEVKGVNRVVYDITSKPPGTIEWE